One Siniperca chuatsi isolate FFG_IHB_CAS linkage group LG3, ASM2008510v1, whole genome shotgun sequence genomic region harbors:
- the fam20cl gene encoding extracellular serine/threonine protein kinase FAM20C, with amino-acid sequence MMWRMRCRSRTICLSLAFITIFLYLLLAFVSLPIYHQPCDPLLPPRTHILRDLARANYTSVGISGPAEPPTDTTHRFSSNKDAKGHVRTLSDVFSLMKEGKHASVNMPVSVGRYGTNQAESVGSGLSKLEALFDHPLYNMPSPPIPEEDWLLKVKSKVKASEKSSQMWVSASQEGYADVQWNSSSDSHPPWLRFHLGISRWQLYPHRDSNMEALTQQLATHRIVSAVQKSGGTQLKLVMSFPNYGQAMFKPMKQERDEETNYNLYYFSDFERHNAEIAAFHLDRILGYRRVPPVVGRLVDVVKEIKNITTDRKLARTFFTSPVGNVCFYGQCSYYCSTEHAACGRPRDLEASLAVMLPDLSLVARRNWRSPWRRSYSRSKLAKWESEPDYCLTVKKTPPYNKGTRLVDFIDLVILDYLMSNMDRHHYETFEKFGNNTFLLHLDNGRAFGRHSKDEPSILTPLEQCCRIRRSTWLRLRLLSLPQYRLSDVMRASLSHDPLHSVAALLSEPHLTALDRRLKTLLETVSRCQKRQSEDGGDDEVIYDDISYLKDTVTPAG; translated from the exons ATGATGTGGCGTATGCGCTGTCGCTCCAGGACAATCTGTCTGTCCTTGGCCTTCATCACCATtttcctctacctcctcctgGCGTTTGTCTCTCTTCCCATTTACCACCAGCCCTGTGACCCCCTACTGCCACCCAGGACACACATCCTGAGAGACCTGGCACGTGCCAACTACACCTCTGTGGGGATCAGTGGTCCAGCTGAGCCACCGACTGATACCACACATAGATTTTCTTCCAATAAGGATGCCAAAGGTCATGTGCGAACACTTTCTGACGTGTTCTCATTAATGAAAGAGGGTAAACATGCCTCAGTGAACATGCCAGTCAGTGTGGGTCGCTATGGCACCAACCAAGCTGAATCTGTGGGGTCTGGGCTGTCAAAGTTGGAGGCGCTGTTTGACCACCCTCTTTACAATATGCCCAGCCCTCCCATCCCTGAGGAGGACTGGCTGTTGAAAGTGAAATCAAAGGTCAAGGCTAGTGAGAAGAGCTCCCAGATGTG GGTGAGTGCTAGCCAGGAAGGTTACGCAGACGTCCAGTggaacagcagcagtgacagccaTCCTCCTTGGCTGCGCTTCCACCTGGGCATCTCCCGCTGGCAGCTGTACCCCCATCGTGACTCCAACATGGAGGCGCTGACCCAGCAGCTCGCCACGCACCGCATCGTCAGTGCAG TGCAGAAATCTGGGGGGACTCAACTGAAGCTGGTGATGTCATTTCCCAACTATGGACAAGCCATGTTCAAACCCATGAA gcaggagagagatgaagaaacCAATTACAACCTCTACTACTTCTCTGACTTTGAGAGACACAATGCAGAAATTGCAGCTTTTCACCTGGACAG GATTTTGGGTTATAGGAGAGTCCCTCCAGTGGTTGGGAGGCTGGTGGATGTGGTCAAGGAGATCAAAAACATCACTACCGACCGCAAGCTGGCCCGAACCTTTTTTACCTCCCCTG TGGGTAATGTGTGTTTCTATGGCCAGTGCTCCTACTACTGTTCCACAGAGCACGCTGCGTGTGGCCGCCCGAGAGACCTGGAGGCCTCCTTGGCTGTCATGCTGCCGGATCTCTCCCTGGTGGCTCGCAGGAACTGGAGATCCCCGTGGAGACGCTCCTACAGCCGCAGCAAGCTGGCAAA gtGGGAGTCAGAACCAGACTACTGTTTGACGGTGAAAAAGACCCCGCCATACAACAAAGGCACAAGACTGGTGGACTTCATAGATTTGGTCATACTGGACTACTTGATGA GTAACATGGACAGGCACCATTATGAAACTTTTGAGAAGTTTGGCAACAATACTTTTCTACTACACCTTGACAACGGGAGGGC ATTTGGTCGTCACTCCAAAGATGAGCCTTCTATTCTCACTCCTCTAGAACAGTGTTGCAG AATCCGTCGCTCCACCTGGCTACGCCTGCGTCTACTGTCTCTGCCACAGTATCGTCTCAGTGATGTCATGAGGGCCTCGCTCTCCCATGATCCTCTTCACAGTGTGGCTGCACTGCTGTCGGAGCCCCACCTCACTGCTCTCGATCGGCGCTTGAAAACTTTGCTGGAGACTGTAAGTCGTTGCcaaaagagacagagtgaagatggtggtgatgatgaggTCATCTATGACGACATTTCCTACTTGAAAGACACGGTCACACCTGCTGGGTAG